A window from Cellulomonas sp. C5510 encodes these proteins:
- the yidD gene encoding membrane protein insertion efficiency factor YidD: MTAPAAPTRRRLARGLRAVVRAPRGLLVLLIRGYQRFLSPLTPPTCRFYPSCSAYAVIALERHGVLKGTRLAVWRILRCNPWNPGGVDDVPPAGSHRRHPHGAVASAH; the protein is encoded by the coding sequence ATGACCGCGCCCGCTGCGCCCACACGGCGTCGCCTCGCCCGTGGCCTGCGTGCGGTCGTGCGGGCACCGCGTGGGCTGCTCGTGCTGCTCATCCGCGGCTACCAGCGGTTCCTGTCGCCGCTCACCCCGCCGACCTGCCGGTTCTACCCGTCGTGCTCCGCGTACGCCGTGATCGCCCTCGAGCGGCACGGCGTCCTCAAGGGCACGCGTCTGGCGGTCTGGCGGATCCTGCGCTGCAACCCGTGGAACCCGGGCGGCGTCGACGACGTTCCACCGGCGGGGTCGCACCGTCGACACCCGCACGGCGCGGTCGCCTCCGCG
- the rnpA gene encoding ribonuclease P protein component produces the protein MRRSADFARAVRTGARAGRNTLVVHLVTRTDPGPGPAVGFVVSKGVGNAVTRNRVKRRLRALTAERLDGLPADADLVVRALAPAAAADYASLGHDLDGAVRSASRRLTARTGEPR, from the coding sequence ATGCGCCGGTCCGCCGACTTCGCGCGGGCCGTCCGCACCGGAGCACGTGCCGGGCGGAACACGCTCGTGGTGCACCTCGTGACGCGAACCGACCCCGGACCTGGTCCGGCGGTCGGTTTCGTCGTGTCCAAGGGAGTGGGCAACGCCGTCACCCGGAACCGGGTGAAGCGGCGCCTCCGGGCGCTGACGGCGGAGCGGCTCGACGGGCTTCCCGCCGATGCGGACCTCGTGGTCCGGGCGCTCGCGCCGGCCGCAGCCGCCGACTACGCGTCGCTCGGCCACGACCTCGACGGCGCCGTCCGCAGCGCGTCCCGCCGGCTGACAGCACGGACGGGAGAGCCGCGATGA
- the rpmH gene encoding 50S ribosomal protein L34: MSKRTFQPNNRRRAKTHGFRLRMRTRAGRAILAARRRKGRAELSA; this comes from the coding sequence GTGAGCAAGCGGACCTTCCAGCCGAACAACCGGCGTCGCGCCAAGACGCACGGCTTCCGTCTGCGCATGCGGACCCGTGCCGGCCGCGCGATCCTCGCCGCCCGTCGGCGCAAGGGTCGCGCCGAGCTGTCGGCCTGA